In Nocardioides sp. JQ2195, a genomic segment contains:
- a CDS encoding pyridoxamine 5'-phosphate oxidase family protein: MSIVIDLARLTAALADFGAGYLVTTAADGRAKVVTVDPRDGDGDSDAEGAIVLPPSKGSARNLVDNPAATLVFPPVEPRGYTLLIDGTAVGGDHAIRFTPESAVLHRPASHGDGPQPPPGAGEPTGCASDCRPA; encoded by the coding sequence ATGAGCATCGTCATCGATCTCGCTCGCCTCACCGCCGCGCTCGCTGACTTCGGCGCCGGCTACCTGGTCACGACCGCGGCCGACGGCCGGGCCAAGGTGGTCACCGTCGACCCGCGCGACGGCGACGGCGACAGCGACGCCGAGGGTGCGATCGTGTTGCCGCCGAGCAAGGGCTCCGCCCGCAACCTCGTCGACAACCCTGCGGCGACGCTGGTGTTCCCGCCCGTGGAGCCGAGGGGCTACACCCTGCTGATCGACGGAACCGCGGTCGGCGGCGACCACGCCATCCGGTTCACGCCGGAGAGCGCTGTGCTTCACCGGCCGGCGTCCCACGGTGACGGACCGCAGCCGCCACCCGGCGCCGGCGAGCCGACCGGCTGCGCGAGCGACTGCCGCCCGGCCTGA
- a CDS encoding TrpB-like pyridoxal phosphate-dependent enzyme gives MSEPRKFLLDESEMPTHWYNIVADLPTPPPPPLHPGTHQPVGPDDLAALFPPELIAQEVSAERFIEIPEPVREVYAQYRPSPLIRARTLEQKLGTPARIYYKYEGVSPAGSHKVNTSVPQAYYNKINGIDRLTTETGAGQWGTALSYACSLFDMTCEVWQVGASYDTKPQRRTLIEVFGGKVHRSPSRMTESGRAFEEGHPGSLGIAISEAVELAAQDPNAKYALGSVLNHVLLHQTISGEETLRQLAKAGESGADLVVGCAGGGSNFAGLAFPFLREKLAGNQDPRILAVEPTSCPTLTRGEYRYDFGDTAGLTPLMKMYTLGHDFVPSTIHAGGLRYHGMAPLVSHAVHEGLIEATALHQGECFEAAVEFARTEGVVPAPESSHALAQARREALEAKESGEEKVIVILLSGHGLLELGAYDSFLSGRLEDDPLSEDALSAALAGVPVVAGS, from the coding sequence ATGAGTGAGCCACGCAAGTTCCTGTTGGACGAGTCGGAGATGCCGACGCACTGGTACAACATCGTGGCCGACCTGCCGACGCCTCCTCCTCCGCCGCTCCATCCGGGCACCCACCAACCGGTCGGCCCGGACGACCTGGCTGCGCTGTTCCCGCCGGAGCTGATCGCCCAGGAAGTGAGCGCCGAGCGGTTCATCGAGATCCCCGAGCCGGTCCGCGAGGTCTATGCGCAGTACCGCCCGTCGCCGCTGATCCGGGCTCGGACGCTGGAGCAGAAGCTCGGCACCCCGGCCCGGATCTACTACAAGTACGAAGGGGTCTCGCCGGCCGGCTCGCACAAGGTCAACACGTCGGTGCCGCAGGCCTACTACAACAAGATCAACGGCATCGACCGGTTGACCACCGAGACCGGGGCCGGCCAGTGGGGCACCGCGTTGTCCTATGCCTGCTCGTTGTTCGACATGACCTGTGAGGTGTGGCAGGTCGGGGCGTCCTACGACACCAAGCCGCAACGCCGCACCCTGATCGAGGTCTTCGGCGGGAAGGTGCACCGATCCCCCAGCCGGATGACCGAGTCCGGTCGGGCGTTCGAGGAGGGCCACCCGGGCTCGTTGGGCATCGCGATCTCGGAGGCGGTCGAGCTCGCCGCCCAGGACCCGAACGCGAAGTATGCCCTCGGCTCGGTGCTGAACCACGTGCTGCTGCACCAGACGATCAGCGGTGAGGAGACGCTGCGCCAGCTGGCCAAGGCCGGCGAGTCCGGCGCCGACCTCGTGGTGGGCTGCGCCGGCGGAGGCTCCAACTTCGCCGGGCTGGCGTTCCCGTTCCTGCGCGAGAAGCTGGCCGGCAACCAGGACCCGCGCATCCTGGCCGTCGAGCCGACCTCCTGCCCGACGCTGACCCGGGGCGAGTACCGCTACGACTTCGGCGACACCGCGGGACTCACTCCGCTGATGAAGATGTACACGCTGGGCCACGACTTCGTGCCGTCCACCATCCACGCCGGCGGGCTGCGCTACCACGGCATGGCGCCGCTGGTCAGCCACGCCGTGCACGAGGGGCTGATCGAGGCCACCGCGCTGCACCAGGGTGAGTGCTTCGAGGCGGCGGTCGAGTTCGCCCGGACCGAGGGCGTCGTGCCCGCACCCGAGTCCTCCCACGCCCTGGCCCAGGCCCGGCGTGAGGCGCTGGAGGCCAAGGAGTCCGGCGAGGAGAAGGTGATCGTCATCCTGCTCTCCGGCCACGGCCTGCTCGAGCTCGGTGCCTACGACTCGTTCCTGTCCGGCCGGCTCGAGGACGACCCGTTGTCGGAGGACGCCCTCTCGGCCGCACTGGCCGGCGTTCCGGTGGTCGCCGGATCCTGA